A region from the Benincasa hispida cultivar B227 chromosome 10, ASM972705v1, whole genome shotgun sequence genome encodes:
- the LOC120089038 gene encoding uncharacterized protein LOC120089038: MTPFKLVYGKVCHLLVKVKYKAYWAVKQCNMSLAHAIEERLLELQELEELRLKAYENSRLYKEKMKLIHDKCLVRKEFKVGQKLLLFNLCLQLMPGKLKSKWLGPFEITNLFPYGVIEIRSRETKKKFEVNG; encoded by the coding sequence ATGACGCCCTTTAAGCTTGTCTATGGCAAGGTGTGCCATTTACTGGTAAAGGTAAAGTACAAGGCCTATTGGGCGGTTAAACAATGCAATATGAGTTTGGCCCATGCTATTGAAGAAAGGCTTCTAGAACTGCAAGAGTTGGAAGAGTTACGTCTTAAAGCTTATGAGAACTCTAGACTTTACAAGGAAAAGATGAAGCTAATTCATGATAAATGTCTTGTAAGGAAAGAGTTCAAGGTCGGCCAAAAGTTGTTGCTTTTCAATTTGTGCCTCCAACTTATGCCAGGTAAGCTTAAGTCCAAATGGCTTGGTCCTTTTGAAATTACTAATCTTTTTCCTTATGGTGTAATTGAGATTAGGAGTCGGGAGACTAAAAAGAAGTTCGAAGTGAATGGGTAG